One region of Mangifera indica cultivar Alphonso chromosome 3, CATAS_Mindica_2.1, whole genome shotgun sequence genomic DNA includes:
- the LOC123210733 gene encoding pentatricopeptide repeat-containing protein At1g08070, chloroplastic-like translates to MITTGLIQYPPSASKLVASFALSNFSGTTSTARSIAERVRGRNSYTWNTIIRGFLEENKPEDAFSVYSYVRKKALPVDSYTLMFVTKACGLITLSLGEQVHAQICKMGFVFEIIIQTALLGLYALFGVLSDMQQMFDEMPHRDIVTWNALIAAYAQHGSHFKVLELLRAMMNDSLGPNEKTVVSILSAFSSLKGLREGKVVHCYVVKSIVNLDVFVYNALIGMYSKCGNLPCALRIFQLMPVRNVVSWTLMINGCCDNNFPNEGLDLFKEMECENVKPDAITMISVVSMCSKLGSFELGEWIDQYVEKSGLANESVSLANALIDMHAKCGNIKKACQVFDGIVEKTLVSWNSIIHGLAVHGQGISALVRFSQMLREGFEPDDIVFLSILSACSHAGLVDEGQKCFHSMIKDYHLEPWLEHYACMVDLLCRAGLINEAFEFIVNMPVNPNTIMLRILLKACQNHGDIVIANQVMNYLYELGPKSKEDYLVLSNFYATVSKWDVVDEVRKEMKVKGLAIRDPGCSSIELKEEIG, encoded by the coding sequence ATGATAACCACAGGCCTTATTCAGTACCCGCCCTCAGCAAGCAAACTTGTTGCATCATTTGCCTTGAGTAACTTCTCAGGCACAACTTCTACTGCTCGTTCAATTGCCGAGCGGGTCAGGGGTCGAAATTCTTACACTTGGAACACTATCATCAGAGGTTTTTTGGAGGAAAATAAACCTGAAGATGCGTTTTCGGTTTACTCTTATGTGAGAAAAAAAGCCTTGCCTGTTGATAGTTACACCCTCATGTTTGTTACCAAAGCGTGTGGGTTAATTACATTGAGTCTTGGAGAGCAGGTGCACGCTCAAATTTGCAAAATGGGATTTGTGTTTGAGATTATAATTCAAACTGCTTTGCTTGGATTGTATGCTTTGTTTGGTGTGCTTAGTGATATGCAACAAATGTTCGATGAAATGCCGCACAGAGACATAGTTACTTGGAATGCACTTATCGCTGCTTATGCGCAACATGGCTCTCATTTTAAGGTGCTTGAATTATTACGTGCCATGATGAACGATAGTTTGGGGCCAAATGAAAAGACCGTTGTGAGCATTCTTTCTGCTTTCTCGTCTTTGAAAGGTTTAAGGGAGGGTAAAGTTGTTCATTGTTATGTGGTCAAGAGCATTGTTAATTTAGATGTTTTCGTGTACAATGCTTTAATTGGCATGTATTCAAAATGTGGGAATTTGCCATGTGCTCTGCGGATTTTTCAACTGATGCCAGTAAGGAATGTGGTTTCTTGGACCTTGATGATCAATGGTTGTTGTGATAACAATTTTCCCAACGAGGGACTAGATTTGTTCAAAGAAATGGAGTGTGAAAATGTGAAACCAGATGCAATCACCATGATAAGTGTCGTTTCAATGTGTTCAAAATTGGGGAGTTTCGAGCTTGGAGAGTGGATTGACCAGTATGTTGAGAAGAGTGGATTAGCAAACGAGAGTGTTTCTTTAGCAAATGCACTTATTGACATGCATGCCAAATGTGGTAATATCAAGAAAGCTTGTCAAGTTTTTGATGGGATTGTGGAGAAAACTCTAGTTTCTTGGAATAGTATTATACATGGACTAGCAGTTCACGGGCAAGGAATTTCAGCTCTGGTTCGGTTCTCCCAAATGCTAAGGGAAGGGTTTGAACCAGATGACATTGTCTTCTTGAGCATCTTATCTGCGTGCAGCCATGCAGGATTGGTTGATGAGGGACAAAAATGCTTCCATTCAATGATAAAAGATTATCATTTAGAACCATGGCTGGAGCACTATGCTTGCATGGTGGATCTTTTATGCAGAGCTGGCTTGATTAACGAGGCTTTTGAATTCATAGTTAATATGCCAGTTAACCCAAATACAATTATGCTGCGAATTTTGCTGAAGGCATGTCAAAATCATGGGGATATCGTTATTGCTAATCAAGTTATGAACTATCTGTATGAACTGGGTCCAAAGAGTAAAGAGGACTACTTAGTTTTATCGAATTTCTATGCCACCGTCTCCAAATGGGATGTTGTTGATGAAGTTAGGAAAGAGATGAAGGTCAAGGGATTAGCCATCCGAGATCCTGGTTGTAGTTCTATTGAGCTAAAGGAGGAAATTGGCtga